A stretch of DNA from Phragmitibacter flavus:
CATTGGCTGGGGTGGCGTTGCCGCATGTCCACGCTGCTGGCAATGACACCATTCAACTTGCCTTGATCGGGTGTGGTGGACGCGGCAGCGGCGCGGTGGCGAATGCTTTGGATGCTCCCGGTGGACGCACCAAAATGGTCGCCATGGCGGACCTTTACCAGGATCGCCTTGAACGTTCCCATCAAGCCCTGGCGGACAAATATGGGGATCGCGTCGACGTGCCTTATGATCGGCAGTTCATCGGGTTTGATGCTTTTAAGAACGCCATTGATTCATTGCGTCCGGGTTCGGGCGACATCGCGCTGCTCACCGGATATGCGGGATTCCGTCCGCAGCAGCTTGAATACGCCGTGGAGCGCGGGGTGAACGTGTTCATGGAAAAATCGTTTGCGACCGATCCGGTCGGAGTGCGTCGCGTGATGGCGGCGGCGGAAGCTGCGGACAAAAAGGGGATCAAAATTGCGGCGGGATTGATGTGTCGTCATTCACCCAATCGCGAGGAGCTCATCCGGCGCCTGCGAGGGGGTGAATTGGGCGATCTTCTTTACACCCGGGCGTATCGCATGGGACCCGTCGGCAATCTCGGACCCAAGCCCGAAGACAAAAGCGAGATGGAGTGGCAGGTGCGCAACTTCACCAAATTTTACTGGGTGAGCGGCGGTCTATGGGCGGAGATGGACATCCATCAGGTGGACGAACTTTGCTGGTTGCATGATGCGCTGCCGGTTTCGGCCCAAGGAGTGTGTGGGCGTGCGGCCAACAGTCAGGATCGCAGTCAGAATCTCGATTCCTTCAACGTGGAGTGGACCTTCCCGAACGGAACCCGGGCCATGCACACGGTGCGTTATCTGCCCAAGACGCTGAGTCATTTTGCCACTTATGTTCATGGCAGCAAGAAGGCGGCCCAGTTCTCGGGCAATACTCACGCGGCCGATGTGGAAATTTACAAAAATCAAAACACCACTCGCGACAACATCGAATCGAAGGCACCCAAAGAGCAAAACTCGGTCTGGCAAAACCAGTGGAATGATTATCTGGACGCCATCCAAAATGACAAACCCTTCAATCAGGCCAAACGTGCGGCGCAATCGAATCTCGCTGCGATCATGGGGCGGGCGGCGATGCACATGGGCCGGGTGATCACTTGGGACGAAGCCATGGCTTCCCCTTTTCAATGGTTTCCCGGTATCGACAATCTTTCCATCGAAGGGGCACCCCCGGTTTTGCCGGATGAGAAGGGGAACTATCCCGTTCCCGTTCCCGGGCAATGGACAGAGATTTAACTGCTCATTGATGTCCTTGCCGACCGACTTACCGGACCGCTACCGGTTTCGGTCGGCTTGAATCGGTGACGGTGGCTGGCGTGTCCTTTTGAGCCTTGAGGGAACTCAACTTCACCCATAGCCATGCCCCACCGACATACGCGAAGGCGAGGAAGGGGGCGATAATGCCTTCCCAGGTGGGGTAGATGCCGAGCCAGACGCCGGTCCAGTTGGGGAGGCTGAAGCCGGGGATCGGATGGACGGGGAGCCAGCCAACCGTTTGCATAATACGGGTGGTGGAGCCGATGAAGGTGAACAGCACCAGCACCACCAGCATGCCGGTGTAGACGAGCATTTTGCGGTAGGGCATTTTGGCACCGATGTAGAACACGGCGAAGCCGAGGATGGTGATGGCGGTGCCGCCGATGGCGAGTCCTTTCAAGACAGCAGGAAGGCCGGCTTCGAGGATAAGCGATTGCATGAACAGGGTGGTTTCAAATCCTTCACGGAAGATGGTGGTGAAACCAACACCGACCAGGGCGAGGTGTTCGAAGCCGGTGCCTTTCTGACGTTGCGCGGCTTTGCTGAGTTCGCGCAATTTGGCGTTCCAGCCGGTCCAGTAATACTTGTGGAACACCCAGTTGGTGACCATGAGCAGGATGATGACGGCGATGATCGAGATGACCGCTTCGAGGGTTTCGCCGTATTTGGAGAGTCCGGCGAGGAGTTGACGGGAAAGGACAAAAAGAGCGGCGGAAGCGGCGAGAGCGAGCCAGGCACCGATGCCCACCTGCCGGCGGATCCCGGCGTTTTCGGGTCCGCGCAATCCAGCGAGCAATGCGGCGAGAATGACCACGGCTTCGAGGCCTTCGCGAAGGACGATCAGCACGGCGCTGAGCGTGGCGGCACCGGGGGAAAGGCCGACTTTCAGAAGGGCAACGGTTTCTTCAATGGCGTCGAAGGAACGTTGGTAGGAAGCGGTCAGTTCATCACCGGATAGGCGGGAGTCGAGGGCGGCTTTGATGCCGGGTTTGCCGTTGCTGCCATCAAGGAAGGTCTTTTCAGCGGAGAGCGCGAGATTGGGATCGCGCGGCATGGCGCGGGCTTCGAGTTCGAGGTCGAAGTTCACATAAGCGTCGAGGCGGTGGGTTTCCGCTTTGCGCCATTGTCCGGCCTGGGCGGCGGCGAGGGATTGACCAAGCAGGGATCGAATTTCGAGGGCGGCTTCGGCGACGATGTCGGAGGCACTTCCGAAACGTTTGAGGGCGAGGCCGAAGTCGTCTTGAAGCGTGTTGGAGACGAGTTTGATCTGGGACTCGATCTGTTTTTGCGATTCTTTTTTGCTGATGAGGCGTTCGAGGTCGCCGAGCGAGTCGAGCAGCTTGGGTCCGTGTTGCTGGAGGGCCTCGCCTTTGGACTGACGCCAGACAGGCATCAGCTCGTTGATGATTTGCTGGCACTGGATGGTGAAGGTTTTGGCTTCGCGGTATTCGATGGGAATGACGATTTCGCCATCGCGAACCCCGGACTGATATTCCATCGGGATAAGGCGCAGCAGTTTGAGCACGATATTTTCGCGGCGCTGGATGTCCTCAGGGCTGAGCAGGTTGGGGTATTGCGATTCGAGCGCGAGCCGCCATTCACCGATGGTCGGAGGGAGTTGGGCGGCGGGAGCGCCCAGGACTTTTTCGAAGTTGGCGAGGTCGGGCGTTTTGGCCTGGAAGTCGGGAAGGGCGAGTTGCAGCAGGGACGCGGGAAACTGCGAGAGGGCCTGGATTTCGCTGGCGCGGGCGTTGACGAGGGTGGGGGTGGCGCGTTGTTCTTCGGCGAGGCGGTTGAAGGCGTCGGACTTTTCACGGGCGCGGGTGATCTGCCAGAGCAGGTATTCGCGGGCGAGCAGGCGGCTCACTTCGTATTGGTGTTTCTTTTCACCGCCGAGACGTTGCAGGGCCATGGCACCCTCGACGGAGCTGGCGTATTTGGGAAGTTTGATGATCGAGCGCCATTCGCGGGCGGCTTGAACGTCGCCCTTTTGCTGATAATGCAGCATTTCGAGCGCGGCGACATGCTGGAGCCGGGCCTGGAGATTGCCAAGTTGCTGACCGGGATCGGTCGGAAGGGTTTGATCCCAAATGGCTTGGGCTTCAGCAGACTGAAGTTGCTGACGGAAGGCCTGGCGCTGGGTGTCGAGCTTGGTGAGGGAGTCAGGCGTCCAGCGTTCGCCGTGGAGATCGAGAAGCGCTTCGTCGATAACACGCTGGAGGGCGGCAGTGTCGTCGATGGCATCGGCCTTGGCCGATTGAGGAAGAAGAGCGGTGGCGAAGGTCAGCAGCGCCAGCGAGACCGCGAAGAAAAATTGACTCATAGAAAGTTTGGCTGCCTTACAGTGTTGCGAATGAGTCGCATGTCAAACTTCGCGTGTGTCGAACTTCAAGCCAAGCAAGTCGGGCCCTGCCCTTAAAACTACCTCGGGGCAGGCGCAGGCAGCATGGATGGCTCGATCTTTAGGATAGGCAATATGGCGGCATCGGAAGGTCGCTCATCGGTGCGTAAAGAGCCTGCCAACTAAACCTTAAAAACACTACCCTATGAAAACATCCGGAAAACTGAAAAAACTCGGCTTGACTCACAAAAATGACGGGATCGTGGTTCCAGTGATCCTTTGGTGGCTCGGCGTTCCTCTTACTTTAGTGCTCATCCTCTGGCTGATATTCTAAAAAGTTTGGTCGGAGTGAAAAAGGGGCAACCTCGATCGCATTCGTCCTTTGATGTGGAAGTCAGTGTTGAAGTAATGCTGCGCACTACCGTGGTCGCTTGAGTGTCAACTTGCCCAAAGCAGCCGCAGTCGCTCCGGCTTCACAGCGAGGGGGACGACAGCGTGGCGTTTAGGCGGTCCGAAGTATTCAACCTTATTTTTCCTAAAGGCATCTTGTCGGGAGCTGCGGGACCAATTCCACCGGTTACTCGAACACTACGGCCATCACCCAGGCGGGGCCTTTGCCGCAGGGGTAGGTTTTTAGGGGCGTGAGTTTGCCGGTGGCGATGTCGCGCTTAAACACGATGAGGGCGTCTGATCCTTCGCCTGCGGACACGACATAGGATTCGCCGCTGCCAGCGGGGCCGGGGACGAGACAGAAGGAGCGCGGCGTTTTTTCCGTGGGGGTTTGGCCGAGGGAGGAGAGTTCTCCGGTCTCTTGATGCACTGAGTAGGTGGCGAGACTGTCGTGACCGCGGGTGGAGGCATAGACAAATCGACCGTCGGCGCTGACATGGATGTCGGCACAACTGCCCTGGGTTTGGTCCCAATCGGGTGGAACGGTGGGCACGGTTTGGCGCTGGGTGAGTGTGCCTTTATCGGGATCGAAATCGCAGTGCGTAACGCTTTTGCCCTGTTCGTTGACGAGGTAGACCCAGCGTCCGTTGGGGTGAAATTGCATGTGGCGGGGACCGTGACCAGGCCCGCCGGGGAGGTAGGGTGGAGTGTTGGATTCGAATTTGCCGGTAACGGGATCGAAGCGCAGTTGTTCGACTTTGTTCAGTTCACCGGCGTGGGGGACAAAAGCGAAGCGGTTGCTGGGATCGGTTTGAATGCTGTGGGCTTTCTTGCCGGTTTCAAGAGTGACGACCGGTGCGCCGACAATGATGCCGTCTTGAATGCGGGAGATGGCGGCAGCGCCTTCGCCGTAGGAGGCGGTGAGGACCCAGGAGCCGGTTTTATCGATGTGCACATAGACGGGATTGATGCCGGGTGGGGTGATCACAGGTTCGCCAAGTTGTCCGGTGGTGGGGTCGACCGGGAGGGTGGCGAGCTGGCGTTCTGATCTGACGGCGGCATAGAGATGGCGGCGATCAGCGCTGATGGCAAGGCTGCCGGGGGAGCCAGGGAGGGTGGTGTCGCCTTTGCGGGTGAGTTCACCGGTTGCCTGGTCCAAAGAGTAGACAGCGATGCGTTTATCACCTGCTTCGGAGACATAGAGCACGGTGGAGCCTGCGAAGCTGGGGCTGAGGCTGGTGATGAAGGTGAGACAGGTGACCCACAGGATTGGCAGCCAAGATTTCATGCGGAGGAGTGAACGTGCCGACAGGCCAGAGCCTATCAGGGTAGATGAATGGAATCGGTGTCGAGGTAATGCTGAATTCCAAAGGCACCTAAGGCGGATCATTCGATGACATCACCACAGAAAAGACGGACAAGGAGACGACAAATGTTGCAAGTCGCGGACCGAACCCCATCAAACTGCAGCTGCCTTACGGTGCAAAGGCACAAACCGAATCTCCACCCGTTTATCGAGTGCAGCGGCAATCCGGTTAAGCATGGCGAGGGAATGCCCTTCATAGTCGGCATCTTCAAGACGGCAAATCACGGAAGCCGTCGTGCCTACCAGCTTGGCAAACGCCCTCTGTGACAGACCGGCTTTGGTTCGCAGATCATAAATTTTCCGGGCAACCGCATCATCAGCCCGAATTTTCTCAAGTTCCGCTTGCCTCTCAGGCTTTCCTGCAATCAGGCGACGATGCAGGATTTCAACAGCATCATCGGTCGTTTTTAGATTTACCTTTTTCATATCCATTACTCCTCAAATGTGTGCATTTTTGGGTTTAGTTCAAAATTTCTCAGGCGCGCTATGGCGCGGGTAATCTCCACAGGTGGAACCCGATCTTCTTTCACGATTCCATGTGAAATCACTGCGGCCGTGTTCCCATGGAAGAAATACAGAAGGCGATAATGCACCCCTTGAAGACTTGCCCTCAATTCGTGAATCTTGTCCCTGAGCAAATCGGCTTCCGGCCTTCGCAGCGCATGCCCTTCCTGCTTCAGGCGTTCAATTTTGGCCAGACACTTCAGCTGAGCTTTGATGGGAATGTGATCCAGCCATTCCAGCACAGGAACGGTTCCGTCTTTTTCCTTATAAAAAACAACTTTCGTCTGTGGCACATCACCTCCTGCCTTGGATGTTACCAAATTTGCGAACAACTGTCAACCTTCGTGATTCATGTTGTAGAAGGCCTCTCCCCGACAGCTAATGTTGCAAGGCGCGAACGGACCTCCGGCATGGGAAGGAAAGAAGCCTTCTTTTCAATCGTTTTCGCCAAAGCCACTCGCGAATCACGCCTTTTTAGACGCTGAAAAATCCGGACCACCCGGCAAAAAACCACCCGCTCTGCTCCATTATAGTCTCGCCATGAAATCGTTAATCGCCTGGATACTCTCCTTCGCCACTTTCGCTTACGCTGCTCCTCAAAAACCCAATATTCTCATCATTCTCTCAGAC
This window harbors:
- a CDS encoding Gfo/Idh/MocA family protein, whose amino-acid sequence is MNPQPPPTAPSLNRRSFIQQSGRAITASALAGVALPHVHAAGNDTIQLALIGCGGRGSGAVANALDAPGGRTKMVAMADLYQDRLERSHQALADKYGDRVDVPYDRQFIGFDAFKNAIDSLRPGSGDIALLTGYAGFRPQQLEYAVERGVNVFMEKSFATDPVGVRRVMAAAEAADKKGIKIAAGLMCRHSPNREELIRRLRGGELGDLLYTRAYRMGPVGNLGPKPEDKSEMEWQVRNFTKFYWVSGGLWAEMDIHQVDELCWLHDALPVSAQGVCGRAANSQDRSQNLDSFNVEWTFPNGTRAMHTVRYLPKTLSHFATYVHGSKKAAQFSGNTHAADVEIYKNQNTTRDNIESKAPKEQNSVWQNQWNDYLDAIQNDKPFNQAKRAAQSNLAAIMGRAAMHMGRVITWDEAMASPFQWFPGIDNLSIEGAPPVLPDEKGNYPVPVPGQWTEI
- a CDS encoding FTR1 family iron permease, encoding MSQFFFAVSLALLTFATALLPQSAKADAIDDTAALQRVIDEALLDLHGERWTPDSLTKLDTQRQAFRQQLQSAEAQAIWDQTLPTDPGQQLGNLQARLQHVAALEMLHYQQKGDVQAAREWRSIIKLPKYASSVEGAMALQRLGGEKKHQYEVSRLLAREYLLWQITRAREKSDAFNRLAEEQRATPTLVNARASEIQALSQFPASLLQLALPDFQAKTPDLANFEKVLGAPAAQLPPTIGEWRLALESQYPNLLSPEDIQRRENIVLKLLRLIPMEYQSGVRDGEIVIPIEYREAKTFTIQCQQIINELMPVWRQSKGEALQQHGPKLLDSLGDLERLISKKESQKQIESQIKLVSNTLQDDFGLALKRFGSASDIVAEAALEIRSLLGQSLAAAQAGQWRKAETHRLDAYVNFDLELEARAMPRDPNLALSAEKTFLDGSNGKPGIKAALDSRLSGDELTASYQRSFDAIEETVALLKVGLSPGAATLSAVLIVLREGLEAVVILAALLAGLRGPENAGIRRQVGIGAWLALAASAALFVLSRQLLAGLSKYGETLEAVISIIAVIILLMVTNWVFHKYYWTGWNAKLRELSKAAQRQKGTGFEHLALVGVGFTTIFREGFETTLFMQSLILEAGLPAVLKGLAIGGTAITILGFAVFYIGAKMPYRKMLVYTGMLVVLVLFTFIGSTTRIMQTVGWLPVHPIPGFSLPNWTGVWLGIYPTWEGIIAPFLAFAYVGGAWLWVKLSSLKAQKDTPATVTDSSRPKPVAVR
- a CDS encoding lactonase family protein, whose amino-acid sequence is MKSWLPILWVTCLTFITSLSPSFAGSTVLYVSEAGDKRIAVYSLDQATGELTRKGDTTLPGSPGSLAISADRRHLYAAVRSERQLATLPVDPTTGQLGEPVITPPGINPVYVHIDKTGSWVLTASYGEGAAAISRIQDGIIVGAPVVTLETGKKAHSIQTDPSNRFAFVPHAGELNKVEQLRFDPVTGKFESNTPPYLPGGPGHGPRHMQFHPNGRWVYLVNEQGKSVTHCDFDPDKGTLTQRQTVPTVPPDWDQTQGSCADIHVSADGRFVYASTRGHDSLATYSVHQETGELSSLGQTPTEKTPRSFCLVPGPAGSGESYVVSAGEGSDALIVFKRDIATGKLTPLKTYPCGKGPAWVMAVVFE
- a CDS encoding helix-turn-helix transcriptional regulator, coding for MKKVNLKTTDDAVEILHRRLIAGKPERQAELEKIRADDAVARKIYDLRTKAGLSQRAFAKLVGTTASVICRLEDADYEGHSLAMLNRIAAALDKRVEIRFVPLHRKAAAV
- a CDS encoding type II toxin-antitoxin system RelE/ParE family toxin — translated: MPQTKVVFYKEKDGTVPVLEWLDHIPIKAQLKCLAKIERLKQEGHALRRPEADLLRDKIHELRASLQGVHYRLLYFFHGNTAAVISHGIVKEDRVPPVEITRAIARLRNFELNPKMHTFEE